From the Helicoverpa armigera isolate CAAS_96S chromosome 27, ASM3070526v1, whole genome shotgun sequence genome, one window contains:
- the LOC110380410 gene encoding uncharacterized protein LOC110380410, translated as MQVCRKLNLTSRELAQLQYANLTQREYKILQKKTDNKFTTLAPKISAKVLADIRNRTKNFTDLLAIITPDELDALQHAKLTEEEYELLQKRTNGAFTTAVRNQYAY; from the exons ATGCAGGTATgcagg AAACTCAACTTGACAAGTAGAGAGCTGGCACAGTTGCAG TACGCCAACTTAACGCAGAGAGAGTACAAGATCTTGCAG AAAAAGACGGACAATAAGTTTACTACCCTG GCCCCAAAGATTTCAGCGAAGGTGTTGGCAGACATAAGG AATAGAACTAAGAACTTTACGGATCTG TTGGCCATCATCACGCCTGACGAGCTGGATGCCTTGCAG CACGCCAAACTGACGGAAGAGGAGTACGAATTGTTGCAG AAACGAACAAATGGCGCGTTCACTACAGCGGTAAGAAATCAATATGCTtactaa
- the LOC110380422 gene encoding aldo-keto reductase AKR2E4, producing MILFMLISCLLVACSEAVSKPGVAPLIELNDGHTIPSLGLGTWLGFTKEGTTAPVTDDSVQKAVELAIDVGYRHIDTAAIYSTEEQVGAAIKKKIAEGVVAREDLFITSKLWNDRHAPEAVVPALRESLARLQLDYLDLYLIHWPVGQFENGTFDLTDYAETWKGMIDAKNRGLVKSIGVSNFNITQLQRLLSMTPVKPAVLQVEVNFNLQQSQLIEFCKMQNIAVVGYTPFGSLFHSKAAPDAPPPRTDEQALLRIADKYHKSVAQVALRYLIELGVIPIPKSVTPKRIRDNIEVFDFQLKRQEREVMKTYDRNYRTIAVTMWKDSPYYPF from the exons ATGATTCTGTTTATGTTAATTTCTTGTTTGTTGGTGGCGTGTAGC GAGGCAGTATCTAAGCCAGGAGTGGCGCCTCTCATCGAGCTGAATGATGGCCACACCATCCCTAGCCTTGGACTGGGCACTTGGCTTGGCTTCACCAAAGAG GGTACCACAGCCCCGGTAACAGATGACTCGGTTCAGAAGGCGGTGGAACTCGCGATTGACGTGGGATACAGACATATTGACACGGCCGCTATATACAGCACTGAAGAACAG gTGGGAGCTGCCATTAAGAAGAAGATAGCGGAAGGCGTTGTGGCGCGCGAGGATCTCTTCATAACCAGTAAA ctGTGGAACGACCGTCACGCTCCCGAGGCGGTGGTGCCGGCGCTGAGGGAGAGCCTGGCGCGGCTGCAGCTCGACTACCTCGACCTGTATCTCATACACTGGCCTGTGGGACAGTTT GAAAACGGCACATTCGATTTGACAGACTACGCGGAGACGTGGAAGGGCATGATCGACGCGAAGAACCGCGGCCTGGTGAAGTCCATCGGTGTGTCCAACTTCAACATCACGCAGCTGCAGCGGCTGCTGTCCATGACGCCCGTCAAGCCCGCTGTGCTGCAGGTTGAG GTGAACTTCAACCTCCAACAATCGCAGCTGATAGAGTTCTGCAAGATGCAGAACATAGCGGTGGTAGGGTACACCCCCTTCGGCTCCCTGTTCCACAGCAAGGCTGCCCCGGATGCTCCCCCTCCCAGGACGGATGAACAGGCTCTGCTGAGGATCGCTGACAAGTACCACAAGAGTGTTGCTCAAGTTGCTTTGAGATATCTG ATTGAACTGGGCGTCATCCCCATACCGAAGTCAGTGACTCCAAAGCGCATTCGTGACAACATCGAAGTGTTCGACTTCCAGCTGAAGAGACAGGAGCGAGAGGTCATGAAGACATATGACAGGAACTACAGGACTATTGCCGTTACTATGTGGAAGGACTCACCTTATTATCCGTTTTAA